The proteins below are encoded in one region of Hippocampus zosterae strain Florida unplaced genomic scaffold, ASM2543408v3 HiC_scaffold_395, whole genome shotgun sequence:
- the LOC127595095 gene encoding LOW QUALITY PROTEIN: uncharacterized protein LOC127595095 (The sequence of the model RefSeq protein was modified relative to this genomic sequence to represent the inferred CDS: substituted 6 bases at 6 genomic stop codons), which produces MAELLVSLLLQRPASSVWDKVVKLLERAFTGPGVIGKDTVGLNREEETKIFVDLINPVVECMGLLVLGCPSREEQFETLLRQDFLSYCRNPTKLFIFFFIKMIMTETHVPLEIHETKEQNGQLVPWQASSDEPSSASSRLFPRQLLKAHLREFPYPNAHDYSLPQSCNLAALKESGIRNYLCSPELSLRRLYLNEFKGLPKKVPAGRVSDLPRQQGVAQMRVSTHLFRAREDDDTETLSMPLFNLFEQKGGFEELFDIALRAVTGWVKTDPVKWRLLLSEIKVLRKVSRTHFMKLLKKEESLLFLFEIAGGRPEQADEGKWETSYKKMFAWLYHIFDEIFVVPTLKPRIVSEGLLSLVLQRLAFISKETPRKGIGYGAENSTSKWNVNDYLNLKTALNDELLVCIRLVSQLLRDHKLSEGLADQLIESALLPFLESQLRGGSLMEMEKDTNFLNGLLELLDQLVAQPGLHRCLRRIGPGYRPKQLESVQELLAQLADNASIFINCVANSLKSERGIQESARHIIRTAQTLDSLLQAEEQGVGRVDLAALTPAASYKLLLEKCRFGYCSVPKFAFESNVKKSSSNAKIMRLSQELSNLANSLPVDITNAIFLRCRXSMIDVMRVLIAGSEGTPYAHGLFAYDLHFEDEYPNVPPKMVITTTGQGKVRFNPNLYSCGKVCLSLLGTWRGHSTENWDPKVSTLLQLLISTQSVIMSEYVYFNEPGFENEQGTPNGEKKNEAYSNIVRYCNIKYAMLEMIRAPPEGFEDVVHRHFFIKRSIILKEVRGWIERSKRVEASYTNIVNDHNSNWCTEFKKSKTAYTTMLEDIVAELETALHGLTPPDPSALRPRGHRQTAESKKESAQVASTRDIDMSYQDLHQKQFSIEDEGSKDRFSRYIGVMGLDSVKRQFQTSVLLIGLPLLGLXIAKNLVLSGLKKLTIVDPKKNGEQPQPVFIDHVSAEGVIKCKTRHGLEDGDSIKITEVKGMTGINDSVTKVKKQPPLDPNLQFFDLDKPGSNEHMHLFFSALDRFRAKQQRGPEPWNANEVTELLKLADLSSIEENTQVAVIPAFVGGMLAQECLKAITKKFIPIHQYFYQSFXELIGPVTFEQGLLENGKTKSWLAQVLGPKVEEAVRASKLLVVGAGAIGCELLKNLAMLKAGCXGEIVVSDPDHIENSNLNRQFLFREAHLRKPKSATAAAAILQMAPCFKDKIAPYIERVDENSESTFSDSFLKERTVVLNALDNVAARRYVDSRCVKTKRPLLDSGTLGPKGHVQVILPNKTESYGEQEDPVEENXIPHCTLKMFPEDIVHCVEWARDKFSKAFSSRITALNNHMKQTQPLEDKQVEAFIKLIERRPKTFEDCMVAALIKFYKYFRNDPLQLLHTYPPDLTLKNGAPFWKLPKRRPTPIERFDPSDPLHVEFLISTAVLKAKVHCLEFPKDWRQPEVQFQLCKPFSQHSVPKFVPSEEKKAKIIEEQEKEDSHEKGDKLKSLLKSEFKVQAEFFEKDEDSNGHIDWIYAMSNLRGQVYSLPQMAKIDVKLKAGRIVPAMATTTAIVAAYQTLQYLMVIRNXIDKPETIKCRNIFLNIAVPMAQVAEPGPPLSKKFAGHKVTVWDTWELVLPKAATLQNLF; this is translated from the exons AATGCGCACGATTACTCGCTGCCCCAGAGCTGTAACCTGGCTGCACTCAAGGAGAGCGGCATCCGGAACTATCTGTGCTCGCCAGAACTGTCCCTGCGTCGCCTGTATCTAAACGAATTCAAGGGATTGCCTAAGAAGGTGCCAGCCGGGAGAGTGAGTGACCTGCCTCGGCAGCAGGGAGTGGCCCAGATGCGGGTGTCCACTCACCTCTTCCGGGCCCGGGAGGATGATGATACCGAGACGCTCTCGATGCCGCTTTTCAATTTGTTCGAGCAGAAGGGTGGCTTCGAAGAGTTGTTCGACATCGCGCTGAGGGCAGTGACGGGCTGGGTAAAGACCGACCCGGTGAAGTGGCGGCTGCTGCTGAGCGAGATCAAGGTTCTGCGCAAGGTCAGCAGGACCCACTTCATGAAGCTGCTCAAGAAGGAGGAGAGTCTGCTCTTCCTCTTCGAGATCGCGGGAGGGCGCCCTGAGCAGGCCGATGAAGGAAAGTGGGAGACCAGTTACAAAAAGATGTTCGCCTGGCTCTACCACATCTTCGATGAGATCTTCGTTGTCCCTACGCTCAAGCCCCGGATCGTCTCTGAAGGACTGCTGAGTCTGGTGCTGCAGCGGCTCGCCTTCATCAGCAAAGAGACTCCGCGA AAAGGAATTGGCTACGGGGCCGAGAACTCAACCTCCAAATGGAATGTCAACGACTACCTCAATCTCAAGACCGCTCTCAACGACGAGCTGCTAGTGTGCATCCGCCTGGTCAGCCAGCTCCTGCGTGACCACAAGCTCTCCGAGGGGCTCGCCGATCAGCTCATCGAGTCTGCGCTGCTGCCCTTCTTGGAGAGCCAGCTGAGAGGAGGCTCCCTGATGGAGATGGAAAAGGACACCAATTTCCTGAACGGGCTGCTGGAACTACTCGACCAATTGGTGGCACAACCTGGCCTGCATCGGTGTCTACGCAGGATTGGCCCTGGCTACCGGCCCAAGCAGCTGGAGTCGGTCCAGGAGCTGCTGGCCCAGCTGGCTGACAACGCTAGCATCTTCATTAACTGTGTGGCCAATTCTCTGAAGAGCGAGCGAGGTATCCAGGAGTCAGCGCGACACATCATCCGCACCGCCCAGACGCTAGACTCGCTTCTGCAGGCCGAGGAGCAGGGAGTCGGCCGGGTGGACCTGGCCGCTTTGACTCCCGCAGCAAGTTACAAGCTGCTACTCGAGAAATGCCGGTTCGGGTACTGTTCTGTGCCGAAGTTCGCCTTCGAAAGCAATGTCAAGAAGAGCAGCAGCAACGCTAAGATCATGCGGCTGTCGCAAGAGCTGTCAAATCTGGCCAACTCGCTGCCAGTGGACATCACGAACGCCATCTTCCTGCGGTGCCGATAGAGCATGATCGACGTGATGCGAGTACTGATCGCAGGGTCAGAGGGCACACCCTACGCCCATGGACTGTTCGCGTACGACCTGCACTTCGAGGATGAGTACCCGAACGTGCCGCCCAAGATGGTGATCACGACCACGGGGCAGGGCAAAGTGCGCTTTAACCCCAACCTGTACAGCTGCGGGAAGGTGTGCCTGTCGCTGCTGGGCACCTGGCGGGGCCACAGCACTGAGAACTGGGATCCGAAGGTGAGCACGCTCCTGCAGCTGCTCATCAGCACGCAGTCGGTGATCATGAGCGAGTACGTCTACTTCAACGAACCCGGCTTCGAGAACGAGCAGGGCACTCCCAACGGCGAGAAGAAGAACGAGGCCTACTCCAACATCGTCCGCTACTGCAACATCAAGTACGCCATGCTCGAAATGATCCGTGCCCCGCCCGAGGGCTTCGAGGATGTGGTCCACCGGCACTTCTTCATCAAGCGCAGCATCATCCTCAAGGAGGTGCGCGGCTGGATCGAGCGCAGCAAGCGCGTAGAGGCGTCCTACACCAACATCGTTAACGACCACAATTCCAATTGGTGCACGGAGTTCAAGAAGTCCAAGACTGCCTACACCACCATGCTGGAGGACATCGTAGCAGAACTCGAAACTGCACTCCACGGGCTAACGCCGCCCGACCCCTCCGCCCTGCGTCCTCGCGGACACAGGCAGACTGCTGAGTCCAAGAAAGAGAGCGCGCAGGTGGCCAGCACTCGGGACATAGACATGAGCTACCAGGATCTTCACCAGAAGCAGTTTAGTATCGAAGACGAGGGCTCGAAAGATCGCTTCAGCAGGTACATCGGTGTCATGGGGCTGGACTCAGTCAAGCGGCAGTTCCAAACCTCGGTGCTGCTGATCGGCCTTCCCCTCCTTGGCCTTTAGATTGCCAAAAACCTGGTTCTCAGCGGGCTCAAAAAACTGACAATAGTCGATCCAAAGAAG AACGGAGAACAGCCGCAGCCGGTGTTCATCGACCACGTCTCCGCAGAGGGGGTAATAAAGTGTAAGACCAGGCACGGCCTGGAAGATGGAGACTCCATCAAAATAACAGAAGTCAAAGGCATGACTGGCATCAACGACTCGGTCACCAAAGTCAAG AAACAGCCGCCCCTAGACCCGAACTTGCAATTCTTCGACCTCGACAAGCCAGGCAGCAACGAGCACATGCACTTGTTTTTCAGCGCGCTGGACCGGTTCAGGGCCAAGCAGCAAAGAGGCCCAGAGCCCTGGAATGCCAATGAGGTCACCGAGCTGTTAAAGCTGGCTGATCTATCCAGCATCGAAGAGAA CACTCAGGTGGCAGTCATACCGGCCTTCGTGGGAGGGATGCTGGCTCAAGAGTGCCTCAAGGCCATCACCAAAAAGTTCATCCCTATCCACCAGTACTTCTACCAGTCTTTCTAAGAGCTCATAGGGCCTGTTACGTTTGAGCAAGGACTTCTTGAAAATGGGAAGACGAAGTCATGGCTCGCCCAGGTGCTCGGCCCGAAAGTCGAGGAAGCTGTGAGAGCCAGCAAACTGCTAGTCGTGGGGGCTGGGGCGATCGGATGCGAGCTGCTCAAGAATCTTGCCATGCTTAAAGCCGGTTGCTAAGGCGAGATTGTCGTTTCAGACCCTGATCACATCGAAAATAGCAACCTCAACAGGCAATTCTTGTTCAGGGAGGCCCACCTCAGGAAGCCCAAGAGCGCGACTGCTGCAGCGGCGATCCTTCAGATGGCGCCCTGCTTCAAGGACAAGATCGCGCCCTACATCGAGCGGGTGGATGAAAACAGCGAGTCCACATTCAGTGACAGCTTCTTGAAAGAGCGGACTGTGGTGCTGAATGCTCTGGATAACGTCGCGGCCAGGAGGTACGTCGACTCAAGATGTGTAAAGACAAAGCGGCCACTTCTGGACTCCGGCACACTTGGGCCTAAAGGCCACGTCCAAGTGATTCTACCCAACAAGACCGAGAGCTATGGCGAGCAGGAAGACCCTGTCGAAGAGAACTAGATTCCCCACTGCACCCTGAAGATGTTCCCCGAAGACATAGTGCACTGCGTCGAATGGGCCAGGGACAAGTTTAGCAAGGCCTTTTCGTCAAGAATCACTGCCCTCAATAACCACATGAAGCAAACCCAACCTTTGGAGGATAAGCAGGTCGAGGCCTTTATCAAGCTGATCGAGCGGCGCCCCAAGACTTTTGAGGATTGCATGGTGGCTGCTCTAATCAAGTTCTACAAGTATTTTAGGAACGACCCCCTGCAGCTGCTGCACACCTACCCTCCCGATCTCACGCTGAAGAATGGTGCCCCCTTCTGGAAACTGCCCAAGAGGAGGCCCACTCCGATTGAGAGGTTTGACCCCAGCGACCCCCTGCACGTCGAATTCCTTATTTCTACGGCTGTTCTGAAGGCCAAGGTGCATTGCCTCGAGTTCCCTAAGGATTGGCGGCAGCCTGAAGTCCAGTTTCAGCTGTGCAAGCCCTTTTCACAGCACAGCGTGCCCAAGTTCGTACCTTCTGAAGAAAAGAAAGCCAAAATCATTGAGGAACAAGAAAAGGAAGACTCCCATGAAAAAGGCGA CAAGTTGAAATCTTTGCTCAAATCCGAGTTCAAAGTCCAGGCTGAGTTCTTTGAGAAGGACGAGGACAGCAATGGCCACATCGACTGGATCTACGCGATGTCGAATCTGCGAGGGCAGGTGTACTCTCTGCCGCAGATGGCCAAAATCGATGTCAAGCTCAAGGCCGGGAGGATCGTCCCTGCCATGGCCACCACCACTGCCATCGTTGCCGCCTACCAGACTCTGCAGTACTTGATGGTCATTCGCAACTAGATCGACAAGCCTGAAACCATCAAGTGCCGTAATATTTTCCTGAACATCGCAGTGCCCATGGCGCAGGTGGCCGAGCCAGGCCCTCCGCTTTCCAAGAAATTCGCGGGTCACAAGGTGACTGTCTGGGACACCTGGGAGCTGGTCCTCCCTAAGGCGGCGACTCTTCAAAACCTCTTCTAA